Proteins co-encoded in one Pelodiscus sinensis isolate JC-2024 chromosome 9, ASM4963464v1, whole genome shotgun sequence genomic window:
- the IFT25 gene encoding intraflagellar transport protein 25 homolog: MKSTDLCLSSEGTEVILATSSDEKYPPENIIDGSSETFWTTTGMFPQEFIINFHKCVKISKLTIQCYLVRSLRIEKSLSKDPVDFEECVEKDLQYTEGALQTEEFSLPEFQATYLRFIIKSAFDHFVSVHTVMAEGLVDNI, from the exons ATGAAATCAACAGACTTATGCCTGAGCTCTGAAGGGACTGAAGTTATTCTAGCCACATCAAGTGATGAAAAATACCCCCCTGAAAACATCATTGATGG aAGTTCAGAAACATTTTGGACAACAACAGGAATGTTCCCCCAGGAATTCATTATTAATTTTCATAAATGTGTAAAAATCAGCAAACTCACAATCCAGTGTTACTTAG taCGGAGTTTAAGGATTGAGAAAAGTTTATCTAAAGATCCAGTAGATTTTGAAGAATGTGTTGAAAAAG ATTTACAATACACAGAAGGGGCACTTCAAACAGAAGAATTTTCT CTTCCTGAATTCCAAGCTACCTACTTGCGATTCATCATCAAATCTGCCTTTGATCATTTTGTTTCAGTGCACACAGTGATGGCAGAAGGATTAGTAGATAATATTTAA
- the DIO1 gene encoding type I iodothyronine deiodinase: protein MFKVRVILQKTLILLYVSLCVAVGKMLMILFPETMKRHILKRGQKSSINKNPKFSYENWGPTFFSFKYLLFVLKVKWKRLEDEAFEGHNAPNTPVADFSNEIHHILDFMQDNRPLVLNFGSCTUPSFLFKFDEFNKLVEDFNSIADFLIIYIEEAHAKDGWAFKNNIVIKNHQSLQERKKAAQFLLKKNPLCPVVLDTMENLSGSKYAALPERLYVVQGGKVVYKGGEGPWNYHPQDIRAILENLK, encoded by the exons ATGTTCAAAGTTAGGGTAATTTTACAAAAAACCTTGATTCTTTTGTATGTATCTCTGTGTGTTGCTGTTGGTAAAATGCTGATGATATTATTCCCAGAAACGATGAAAAGACATATTCTAAAACGAGGACAAAAGAGCAGCATAAACAAGAATCCAAAGTTCAGCTACGAGAACTGGGGCCCAACTTTCTTCAGCTTTAAATATTTACTCTTTGTTTTGAAAGTGAAGTGGAAAAGGTTAGAAGATGAAGCATTTGAAGGACATAATGCTCCCAACACCCCGGTAGCAGACTTCAGCAATGAAATACATCATATCTTGGACTTCATGCAAG ACAACAGGCCTTTAGTCCTGAATTTTGGAAGCTGCACCTGACCTTCATTTCTTTTCAAATTCGATGAGTTCAACAAACTTGTTGAAGATTTTAACTCCATAGCGGATTTCCTTATAATCTATATTGAAGAAGCTCATGCAAAAG ATGGAtgggcttttaaaaataacattgttATTAAAAATCACCAAAGCCTTCAAGAACGAAAAAAGGCTGCacaatttcttttgaaaaagaatccTTTATGTCCAGTGGTTTTAGATACAATGGAAAACCTAAGTGGTTCAAAATATGCAGCTCTGCCAGAAAGACTTTATGTGGTACAAGGAGGAAAAGTTGTCTATAAG GGTGGAGAGGGACCTTGGAATTATCATCCACAGGACATACGTGCAATCTTGGAAAATCTAAAATAG